GCCGAGCCCGGCCCTCGGCGGCGATCCCCGACCACGGTGATCCGTCGCGCCGGGCTACCGGTCGGCCTCGGCCAGACTCACCGCGAACAGCCCGTCGGGATCGGTCCACTGCCGATGCAGCCGGAAGCCCGCCGCACCCAACTCGGCGGTCACGGTCTCCGGTCGGAACTTGGCCGACACCTCGGTACGGAGCTCCTCGCCCTCAGCGAAATCGACGGTCAGTCCCAGGGCCGCGATGCGGACCCGGGACGCCGACTTCGCCCGCAACCGCATCTCGATCCACTCGGCCTCGGCGTCCCAGTGCGCCACGTGTTGGAAGCGCTCGGGATCGAAGTCGGCAGCCAGCTCGCGGTTGAGCACGCGCAGGACATTGCGATTGAACTCGGCCGTGACGCCCTGGGCATCGTCGTAGGCGGCGATCAAGGTCGCCTCGGGCTTCACCAGGTCGGTGCCCAGCAACAACCACTCTCCCGGTTGCAGCGCCTGCCTTGCCTCGGCCAGGAAGGCCGCGCGTTCGGCGGGCAGCAGATTGCCGATGGTGCCGCCGAGGAAGGCCAGCAACCGGCGGCCGCCGCCGGGCAGGGTGTGCAGGTGGCGGGTGAAATCCCCGACGATCCCGTGTACCTCCAGGTCGGGATAGTCGGCAGCGATATCGGCCGCCGATCCGCGCAACGCGGCGGCGGAGACGTCGAAGGGAACGAACC
This Actinoalloteichus hymeniacidonis DNA region includes the following protein-coding sequences:
- the egtD gene encoding L-histidine N(alpha)-methyltransferase, which codes for MNAARIDVHLDEAAAGRSLRAEAAAGLTAARRTLSSMWLYDARGSELFEAITRLPEYYPTRAERAALNRAAVDIAEIVEADTLIELGSGAAEKTRLLLDAMGKQGALRRFVPFDVSAAALRGSAADIAADYPDLEVHGIVGDFTRHLHTLPGGGRRLLAFLGGTIGNLLPAERAAFLAEARQALQPGEWLLLGTDLVKPEATLIAAYDDAQGVTAEFNRNVLRVLNRELAADFDPERFQHVAHWDAEAEWIEMRLRAKSASRVRIAALGLTVDFAEGEELRTEVSAKFRPETVTAELGAAGFRLHRQWTDPDGLFAVSLAEADR